Proteins encoded together in one Xiphophorus maculatus strain JP 163 A chromosome 13, X_maculatus-5.0-male, whole genome shotgun sequence window:
- the LOC102237102 gene encoding cyclic AMP-responsive element-binding protein 5-like isoform X1 has product MILPAVRVDDMNDKQDRPYVCGAPGCSQRFQLEEHLFIHRHKHEMTLKFPPIKTDISFSDQTPTPTRFLQNCEEVGLFKEIEEEFLQAQEEENNKQTLSHNGPSCMNQQHLKPQLQLQHPPQPPLNHPQGHGPMMAPSCSLAAQQALSCSSGASQSGSVITQAPSTLTHSGPTPGALSCLLQMRNRHRQPLPASLPGTLPDPAMQGASAQHMTIEKQMSCAMTMPAPVQNPSCCSPQRPKQTMGHHYSHQHPGMLAINNPVTSMGHMMEMMSQRHHAPPLQQQQHHHPHHPHLPHHHHHHQPNQPPQLAAPPHTYQQRCHAPPPQHLRSTQSLQLHQSGNTTHSHSHQSPPSRLHQNSPPAPPLSAPPQLSPVAQQMQPSHSQHAAQASCSGSSSGGSGGGGGGTGGGSSRRRRSAEQDPDERRQKFLERNRAAATRCRQKRKLWVSSLEKKAEELTHTNLQLQNEVTSLRSEVGQLKQILLTHKDCPVTARQREAQGYPTAGVSPEGSPTPADPETQPHAIQHNSVSTSSTAGSDIGHGPLSGL; this is encoded by the exons atGATCCTTCCTGCAGT GCGTGTGGATGACATGAATGACAAACAGGACAGGCCTTATGTGTGCGGCGCCCCCGGCTGCTCTCAG CGCTTCCAGCTAGAGGAGCACCTGTTCATTCACAGACACAAGCATGAGATGACCCTCAAGTTCCCCCCAATAAAGACGGACATAAGTTTTTCAG ACCAGACTCCGACCCCAACACGATTTCTGCAGAACTGTGAAGAGGTTGGTCTGTTCAAGGAGATCGAGGAGGAGTTTCTCCAAGCCCAGGAAGAGGAGAATAACAAACAG ACCCTGTCTCATAATGGGCCGTCTTGTATGAATCAGCAACATCTAAAGCCCCAGCTTCAGCTTCAGCACCCTCCCCAACCGCCGCTCAATCATCCCCAGGGCCATGGCCCAATGATGGCACCGAGCTGCAGCCTGGCTGCCCAGCAAGCACTGTCCTGCTCCTCTGGCGCCTCTCAATCTGGATCAGTGATTACCCAGGCTCCCTCCACCTTAACACATTCAGG GCCGACTCCTGGGGCGCTGTCCTGCCTCCTTCAAATGCGGAACAGACACAGGCAACCTCTGCCAGCCTCATTACCTGGCACCCTGCCAGACCCCGCCATGCAAGGGGCATCTGCTCAGCACATGACT aTAGAAAAACAGATGTCTTGTGCAATGACCATGCCAGCTCCTGTTCAAAACCCCTCCTGTTGTTCTCCTCAG AGACCCAAACAGACGATGGGGCATCATTACTCTCATCAACACCCAGGAATGCTCGCCATCAACAATCCTGTGACATCCATGGGTCACATGATGGAGATGATGTCACAGCGCCACCACGCCCCTCCACTACAGCAACAGCAACACCACCATCCTCATCATCCCCACCTCcctcatcaccatcatcatcaccaacCCAATCAACCGCCACAGCTTGCAGCTCCGCCTCACACCTACCAGCAGCGATGCCATGCTCCACCTCCACAACACCTACGAAGCACTCAGAGCCTCCAACTTCACCAGTCAGGGAACACAACACACTCTCATTCTCACCAATCACCGCCATCACGCCTGCACCAGAACTCCCCACCTGCACCCCCACTATCTGCCCCACCACAG ttatcaCCAGTTGCACAACAGATGCAACCATCCCACTCTCAGCACGCAGCACAGGCAAGCtgtagcggcagcagcagcgggGGCagcggtggtgggggaggaggaACAGGAGGAGGCAGCAGCCGTCGAAGAAGATCGGCTGAGCAGGACCCCGATGAGCGCAGGCAAAAGTTCCTGGAGCGCAATCGGGCTGCAGCAACCCGCTGCCGGCAAAAGAGGAAACTGTGGGTGTCGTCACTGGAGAAGAAGGCAGAAGAGCTTACGCACACAAACCTACAGCTGCAG aacgaGGTGACATCACTGAGGTCAGAGGTTGGCCAGTTGAAGCAGATCCTGCTCACCCACAAGGATTGTCCCGTCACTGCTCGACAGAGGGAGGCACAGGGGTACCCCA CTGCAGGGGTGAGTCCAGAAGGGAGTCCCACCCCTGCAGACCCTGAGACTCAGCCACACGCCATCCAGCACAACAGCGTTTCCACCTCCTCGACAGCCGGATCCGACATCGGGCACGGCCCCCTCTCTGGACTCTAA
- the LOC102237102 gene encoding cyclic AMP-responsive element-binding protein 5-like isoform X2, whose protein sequence is MNDKQDRPYVCGAPGCSQRFQLEEHLFIHRHKHEMTLKFPPIKTDISFSDQTPTPTRFLQNCEEVGLFKEIEEEFLQAQEEENNKQTLSHNGPSCMNQQHLKPQLQLQHPPQPPLNHPQGHGPMMAPSCSLAAQQALSCSSGASQSGSVITQAPSTLTHSGPTPGALSCLLQMRNRHRQPLPASLPGTLPDPAMQGASAQHMTIEKQMSCAMTMPAPVQNPSCCSPQRPKQTMGHHYSHQHPGMLAINNPVTSMGHMMEMMSQRHHAPPLQQQQHHHPHHPHLPHHHHHHQPNQPPQLAAPPHTYQQRCHAPPPQHLRSTQSLQLHQSGNTTHSHSHQSPPSRLHQNSPPAPPLSAPPQLSPVAQQMQPSHSQHAAQASCSGSSSGGSGGGGGGTGGGSSRRRRSAEQDPDERRQKFLERNRAAATRCRQKRKLWVSSLEKKAEELTHTNLQLQNEVTSLRSEVGQLKQILLTHKDCPVTARQREAQGYPTAGVSPEGSPTPADPETQPHAIQHNSVSTSSTAGSDIGHGPLSGL, encoded by the exons ATGAATGACAAACAGGACAGGCCTTATGTGTGCGGCGCCCCCGGCTGCTCTCAG CGCTTCCAGCTAGAGGAGCACCTGTTCATTCACAGACACAAGCATGAGATGACCCTCAAGTTCCCCCCAATAAAGACGGACATAAGTTTTTCAG ACCAGACTCCGACCCCAACACGATTTCTGCAGAACTGTGAAGAGGTTGGTCTGTTCAAGGAGATCGAGGAGGAGTTTCTCCAAGCCCAGGAAGAGGAGAATAACAAACAG ACCCTGTCTCATAATGGGCCGTCTTGTATGAATCAGCAACATCTAAAGCCCCAGCTTCAGCTTCAGCACCCTCCCCAACCGCCGCTCAATCATCCCCAGGGCCATGGCCCAATGATGGCACCGAGCTGCAGCCTGGCTGCCCAGCAAGCACTGTCCTGCTCCTCTGGCGCCTCTCAATCTGGATCAGTGATTACCCAGGCTCCCTCCACCTTAACACATTCAGG GCCGACTCCTGGGGCGCTGTCCTGCCTCCTTCAAATGCGGAACAGACACAGGCAACCTCTGCCAGCCTCATTACCTGGCACCCTGCCAGACCCCGCCATGCAAGGGGCATCTGCTCAGCACATGACT aTAGAAAAACAGATGTCTTGTGCAATGACCATGCCAGCTCCTGTTCAAAACCCCTCCTGTTGTTCTCCTCAG AGACCCAAACAGACGATGGGGCATCATTACTCTCATCAACACCCAGGAATGCTCGCCATCAACAATCCTGTGACATCCATGGGTCACATGATGGAGATGATGTCACAGCGCCACCACGCCCCTCCACTACAGCAACAGCAACACCACCATCCTCATCATCCCCACCTCcctcatcaccatcatcatcaccaacCCAATCAACCGCCACAGCTTGCAGCTCCGCCTCACACCTACCAGCAGCGATGCCATGCTCCACCTCCACAACACCTACGAAGCACTCAGAGCCTCCAACTTCACCAGTCAGGGAACACAACACACTCTCATTCTCACCAATCACCGCCATCACGCCTGCACCAGAACTCCCCACCTGCACCCCCACTATCTGCCCCACCACAG ttatcaCCAGTTGCACAACAGATGCAACCATCCCACTCTCAGCACGCAGCACAGGCAAGCtgtagcggcagcagcagcgggGGCagcggtggtgggggaggaggaACAGGAGGAGGCAGCAGCCGTCGAAGAAGATCGGCTGAGCAGGACCCCGATGAGCGCAGGCAAAAGTTCCTGGAGCGCAATCGGGCTGCAGCAACCCGCTGCCGGCAAAAGAGGAAACTGTGGGTGTCGTCACTGGAGAAGAAGGCAGAAGAGCTTACGCACACAAACCTACAGCTGCAG aacgaGGTGACATCACTGAGGTCAGAGGTTGGCCAGTTGAAGCAGATCCTGCTCACCCACAAGGATTGTCCCGTCACTGCTCGACAGAGGGAGGCACAGGGGTACCCCA CTGCAGGGGTGAGTCCAGAAGGGAGTCCCACCCCTGCAGACCCTGAGACTCAGCCACACGCCATCCAGCACAACAGCGTTTCCACCTCCTCGACAGCCGGATCCGACATCGGGCACGGCCCCCTCTCTGGACTCTAA
- the LOC102237102 gene encoding cyclic AMP-responsive element-binding protein 5-like isoform X4, with amino-acid sequence MILPAVRVDDMNDKQDRPYVCGAPGCSQRFQLEEHLFIHRHKHEMTLKFPPIKTDISFSDQTPTPTRFLQNCEEVGLFKEIEEEFLQAQEEENNKQTLSHNGPSCMNQQHLKPQLQLQHPPQPPLNHPQGHGPMMAPSCSLAAQQALSCSSGASQSGSVITQAPSTLTHSGPTPGALSCLLQMRNRHRQPLPASLPGTLPDPAMQGASAQHMTLSPVAQQMQPSHSQHAAQASCSGSSSGGSGGGGGGTGGGSSRRRRSAEQDPDERRQKFLERNRAAATRCRQKRKLWVSSLEKKAEELTHTNLQLQNEVTSLRSEVGQLKQILLTHKDCPVTARQREAQGYPTAGVSPEGSPTPADPETQPHAIQHNSVSTSSTAGSDIGHGPLSGL; translated from the exons atGATCCTTCCTGCAGT GCGTGTGGATGACATGAATGACAAACAGGACAGGCCTTATGTGTGCGGCGCCCCCGGCTGCTCTCAG CGCTTCCAGCTAGAGGAGCACCTGTTCATTCACAGACACAAGCATGAGATGACCCTCAAGTTCCCCCCAATAAAGACGGACATAAGTTTTTCAG ACCAGACTCCGACCCCAACACGATTTCTGCAGAACTGTGAAGAGGTTGGTCTGTTCAAGGAGATCGAGGAGGAGTTTCTCCAAGCCCAGGAAGAGGAGAATAACAAACAG ACCCTGTCTCATAATGGGCCGTCTTGTATGAATCAGCAACATCTAAAGCCCCAGCTTCAGCTTCAGCACCCTCCCCAACCGCCGCTCAATCATCCCCAGGGCCATGGCCCAATGATGGCACCGAGCTGCAGCCTGGCTGCCCAGCAAGCACTGTCCTGCTCCTCTGGCGCCTCTCAATCTGGATCAGTGATTACCCAGGCTCCCTCCACCTTAACACATTCAGG GCCGACTCCTGGGGCGCTGTCCTGCCTCCTTCAAATGCGGAACAGACACAGGCAACCTCTGCCAGCCTCATTACCTGGCACCCTGCCAGACCCCGCCATGCAAGGGGCATCTGCTCAGCACATGACT ttatcaCCAGTTGCACAACAGATGCAACCATCCCACTCTCAGCACGCAGCACAGGCAAGCtgtagcggcagcagcagcgggGGCagcggtggtgggggaggaggaACAGGAGGAGGCAGCAGCCGTCGAAGAAGATCGGCTGAGCAGGACCCCGATGAGCGCAGGCAAAAGTTCCTGGAGCGCAATCGGGCTGCAGCAACCCGCTGCCGGCAAAAGAGGAAACTGTGGGTGTCGTCACTGGAGAAGAAGGCAGAAGAGCTTACGCACACAAACCTACAGCTGCAG aacgaGGTGACATCACTGAGGTCAGAGGTTGGCCAGTTGAAGCAGATCCTGCTCACCCACAAGGATTGTCCCGTCACTGCTCGACAGAGGGAGGCACAGGGGTACCCCA CTGCAGGGGTGAGTCCAGAAGGGAGTCCCACCCCTGCAGACCCTGAGACTCAGCCACACGCCATCCAGCACAACAGCGTTTCCACCTCCTCGACAGCCGGATCCGACATCGGGCACGGCCCCCTCTCTGGACTCTAA
- the LOC102237102 gene encoding cyclic AMP-responsive element-binding protein 5-like isoform X3, giving the protein MILPAVRVDDMNDKQDRPYVCGAPGCSQRFQLEEHLFIHRHKHEMTLKFPPIKTDISFSDQTPTPTRFLQNCEEVGLFKEIEEEFLQAQEEENNKQTLSHNGPSCMNQQHLKPQLQLQHPPQPPLNHPQGHGPMMAPSCSLAAQQALSCSSGASQSGSVITQAPSTLTHSGPTPGALSCLLQMRNRHRQPLPASLPGTLPDPAMQGASAQHMTRPKQTMGHHYSHQHPGMLAINNPVTSMGHMMEMMSQRHHAPPLQQQQHHHPHHPHLPHHHHHHQPNQPPQLAAPPHTYQQRCHAPPPQHLRSTQSLQLHQSGNTTHSHSHQSPPSRLHQNSPPAPPLSAPPQLSPVAQQMQPSHSQHAAQASCSGSSSGGSGGGGGGTGGGSSRRRRSAEQDPDERRQKFLERNRAAATRCRQKRKLWVSSLEKKAEELTHTNLQLQNEVTSLRSEVGQLKQILLTHKDCPVTARQREAQGYPTAGVSPEGSPTPADPETQPHAIQHNSVSTSSTAGSDIGHGPLSGL; this is encoded by the exons atGATCCTTCCTGCAGT GCGTGTGGATGACATGAATGACAAACAGGACAGGCCTTATGTGTGCGGCGCCCCCGGCTGCTCTCAG CGCTTCCAGCTAGAGGAGCACCTGTTCATTCACAGACACAAGCATGAGATGACCCTCAAGTTCCCCCCAATAAAGACGGACATAAGTTTTTCAG ACCAGACTCCGACCCCAACACGATTTCTGCAGAACTGTGAAGAGGTTGGTCTGTTCAAGGAGATCGAGGAGGAGTTTCTCCAAGCCCAGGAAGAGGAGAATAACAAACAG ACCCTGTCTCATAATGGGCCGTCTTGTATGAATCAGCAACATCTAAAGCCCCAGCTTCAGCTTCAGCACCCTCCCCAACCGCCGCTCAATCATCCCCAGGGCCATGGCCCAATGATGGCACCGAGCTGCAGCCTGGCTGCCCAGCAAGCACTGTCCTGCTCCTCTGGCGCCTCTCAATCTGGATCAGTGATTACCCAGGCTCCCTCCACCTTAACACATTCAGG GCCGACTCCTGGGGCGCTGTCCTGCCTCCTTCAAATGCGGAACAGACACAGGCAACCTCTGCCAGCCTCATTACCTGGCACCCTGCCAGACCCCGCCATGCAAGGGGCATCTGCTCAGCACATGACT AGACCCAAACAGACGATGGGGCATCATTACTCTCATCAACACCCAGGAATGCTCGCCATCAACAATCCTGTGACATCCATGGGTCACATGATGGAGATGATGTCACAGCGCCACCACGCCCCTCCACTACAGCAACAGCAACACCACCATCCTCATCATCCCCACCTCcctcatcaccatcatcatcaccaacCCAATCAACCGCCACAGCTTGCAGCTCCGCCTCACACCTACCAGCAGCGATGCCATGCTCCACCTCCACAACACCTACGAAGCACTCAGAGCCTCCAACTTCACCAGTCAGGGAACACAACACACTCTCATTCTCACCAATCACCGCCATCACGCCTGCACCAGAACTCCCCACCTGCACCCCCACTATCTGCCCCACCACAG ttatcaCCAGTTGCACAACAGATGCAACCATCCCACTCTCAGCACGCAGCACAGGCAAGCtgtagcggcagcagcagcgggGGCagcggtggtgggggaggaggaACAGGAGGAGGCAGCAGCCGTCGAAGAAGATCGGCTGAGCAGGACCCCGATGAGCGCAGGCAAAAGTTCCTGGAGCGCAATCGGGCTGCAGCAACCCGCTGCCGGCAAAAGAGGAAACTGTGGGTGTCGTCACTGGAGAAGAAGGCAGAAGAGCTTACGCACACAAACCTACAGCTGCAG aacgaGGTGACATCACTGAGGTCAGAGGTTGGCCAGTTGAAGCAGATCCTGCTCACCCACAAGGATTGTCCCGTCACTGCTCGACAGAGGGAGGCACAGGGGTACCCCA CTGCAGGGGTGAGTCCAGAAGGGAGTCCCACCCCTGCAGACCCTGAGACTCAGCCACACGCCATCCAGCACAACAGCGTTTCCACCTCCTCGACAGCCGGATCCGACATCGGGCACGGCCCCCTCTCTGGACTCTAA